Proteins encoded together in one Coffea arabica cultivar ET-39 chromosome 2c, Coffea Arabica ET-39 HiFi, whole genome shotgun sequence window:
- the LOC113725260 gene encoding uncharacterized protein isoform X1: MGRRKQFRPRRAVGLQQGQTSQAAELDDVTETTGIKPEEQDELIDIGVDKPYFVQVDTRASWDTASQHFDISEIVLSNLELNREFYGSALNEEEFYGDSSRFLLRFSLRNVDGYLNRMKLGHWPELSASSIYLQFVVRRATEGMESNAVMVSGNFDGPDEAVSGLVHLVSLNFLTLRPILKFTLSEDLQSVRMRVEILRRAFDACDSLLDTTRQLWKKSMMNVMAWLRPEVLTSEARYGFSPAPSGKSIDSNADAGDNSASSRKNPTRFDVAGFYEAIKPSKEEPMLDVQLPNLLPELRPYQCRAAHWMIQREKGVSDCSGSGKDQFVNPLCMPLNLIEASATLYYNPFCGNISLRPEYLSSYVSGGILADEMGLGKTVELLSCVFAHRMLSSEVLGLPHSVMQDDGQKRINLRRLKRERVECICGALTESIKYKGLWVQCDVCDAWQHANCVGFSAKRKMPVSTNTSEEQEFSKHSTGNYQKFSRRKHNTKIVVMEGVHICSLCSELIQATESPVSTGATLIVCPTPILSQWHAEIIRHTTPGSLKICLYDGVKDTSCSDTPAVDINELVNADIVLTTYDVLKEDLSHDSDRHEGDRRSMRFEKRYPVVPTLLTRILWWRVCLDEAQMVESNAAAATEMALRLHAKHRWCITGTPIQRKLDDLYGLLKFLRACPFDVFRWWAEVIRDPYEAGDAGAMMFAHSFLTKIMWRSSKVRVAEELHIPPQEESVSWLTLSPIEEHFYQRQHETCLKDAHEVIRNLKNDVVKRKTPGSKTSDSLSDEFITHVEAAKMFNSLLKLRQACCHPQVGSSGLRSLQQSPMTMEEILLALVGKTKIEGEEALRKLVSAINGLAGIAVLKQDFAQAVSLYKEALALAEENLEDFRLDPLLNIHIHHNLAEILLLSSDNNKQSQNVHGSFKEDVSMVCDLEESDQRAVKRAKIDAGNSNMVIDSEKLPEQPCYAEANGSSQKAFIVDPHASSQSTSDQFFRTVCENLKQKYLSLFYSKLSIAQQEFWKSYEQVSIEFSNRKSQHMTWWLDALHHLEQNKDTSSELIRKIGEALSVTLSTSRTSRIASCFGSITSLKYYIQTGLDSLEECRKNVLDRLLEIDYTMENPSEADIDRVRHCPNCQDNDHGPLCVHCELDDLFQVYEARLFRTNKGRNGEVITSAEEVVDLQKKRSALNHFYRTLSQPDPKSALTTNKYEDDGKKRDVKEKVMVSKSPSDLEVVLGIIKNNAKGLLEREGTSAAAKHLFLLEGMRKEYAYARSLARAQAHVLRAHDEIKMASSRLRLKEDEKDNSVDALGPEELDAASTQNSSDKFLAVSSLARIRGQLRYLKGLVQSKQNLQSECPNESTLTESAKASVASATEDERCQAKADVEFCPVCQEKLRGQKMVFQCGHVICCKCLFAITEQRFVHHGNKWVMCPTCRQHTDYGNIAFADDRHNASDASSMLACANSETLTVQGSYSTKIEAVTRRILSIKSKDPIAKILVFTSWNDVLDVLEHAFTANSISYIRMKGGRKSHVAISHFRGQNNDIKGSGKRKKNGKPVDDFVQVLLLLVQHGANGLNLLEAQHVILVEPLLNPAAEAQAIGRVHRIGQENKTLVHRFIVKDTVEESIYKLNKSRNTGSFVSGNRRNQDQPVLTLRDVESLFRVVPSSDMDEEKANGSLMHLPPSVAAAVAAERRLLEGRA, encoded by the exons ATGGGTCGAAGGAAGCAATTTCGACCACGTCGAGCGGTAGGGTTGCAGCAGGGACAAACCTCCCAAGCAGCAGAATTGGATGACGTCACTGAAACTACTGGTATTAAACCTGAGGAGCAGGACGAATTGATCGATATCGGTGTTGACAAGCCATATTTTGTTCAAGTGGATACTAGGGCTAGTTGGGATACGGCCAGCCAGCATTTTGATATTTCAGAAATTGTTTTATCAAATTTGGAATTAAATCGAGAATTCTACGGGTCTGCTTTGAAcgaggaagaattttatggagattCTTCGAGGTTTTTGTTGAGATTTAGTTTGCGCAATGTAGATGGGTATCTTAATCGAATGAAATTGGGGCATTGGCCTGAATTATCTGCCTCTAGCATTTATTTACAATTTGTGGTGAGACGTGCGACCGAGGGAATGGAGAGCAATGCTGTCATGGTGTCCGGGAATTTTGACGGCCCAGATGAGGCTGTTTCGGGTCTTGTTCATTTAGTTAGCTTGAATTTCTTGACTTTGAGGCCTATTTTGAAGTTTACATTATCGGAAGATTTGCAGTCTGTGAGGATGAGGGTTGAGATTCTGAGAAGGGCATTCGATGCTTGTGATTCACTTCTTGATACTACGAGGCAACTTTGGAAGAAGAGTATGATGAATGTCATGGCTTGGCTGCGTCCTGAGGTCTTGACTTCTGAGGCTAGATATGGATTTAGTCCTGCACCAAGTGGGAAGAGCATTGATTCAAATGCAGATGCAGGAGATAACTCCGCTTCTTCAAGAAAGAATCCAACACGTTTTGATGTTGCCGGTTTTTATGAAGCTATTAAGCCATCAAA GGAGGAACCTATGCTGGATGTTCAATTGCCTAACTTGCTTCCCGAACTTAGACCGTACCAATGTCGTGCAGCTCACTGGATGATTCAGCGTGAGAAAGGAGTTTCTGATTGTTCTGGGAGTGGAAAAGATCAGTTTGTTAACCCCCTTTGTATGCCTTTGAATCTAATCGAAGCATCTGCAACATTGTACTACAATCCGTTTTG TGGAAACATCTCCTTGCGTCCAGAGTATCTGTCTTCTTATGTTTCTGGCGGTATTCTCGCTG ATGAGATGGGCCTGGGGAAAACTGTTGAGCTGCTTTCTTGTGTCTTTGCTCACCGCATGTTGTCATCTGAGGTTTTGGGTTTGCCACATAGTGTAATGCAAGATGATGGACAGAAAAGAATCAATCTCCGACGACTGAAAAGGGAGCGGGTTGAATGCATATGTGGTGCTTTGACTGAAAGCATTAAGTACAAAGGATTGTGGGTGCAGTGTGATGTGTGTGATGCTTGGCAACATGCTAATTGTGTAGGTTTTTCTGCTAAAAGGAAAATGCCAGTATCCACAAATACTTCAGAAGAACAAGAATTTAGCAAACATTCAACTGGAAACTACCAAAAGTTTAGTAGAAGGAAACACAACACCAAGATAGTTGTCATGGAAGGAGTTCATATTTGCAGTCTTTGTTCAGAATTGATCCAAGCTACTGAATCTCCAGTATCCACAGGGGCAACTCTTATAGTATGTCCTACACCCATATTGTCCCAGTGGCATGCTGAAATAATTCG TCACACGACTCCTGGTTCCCTTAAAATTTGTCTTTACGATGGTGTTAAGGACACTTCGTGTTCAGATACACCTGCCGTGGACATAAATGAGCTTGTGAATGCTGATATTGTCTTGACAACCTATGATGTACTTAAGGAGGACTTATCGCACGACTCCGATAGGCATGAAGGTGATCGTCGCTCTATGAGATTTGAGAAGAG ATACCCAGTTGTCCCAACTCTCCTGACTAGAATACTATGGTGGAGAGTATGTTTGGATGAAGCTCAGATGGTCGAGAGTAATGCTGCTGCAGCAACAGAAATGGCACTAAGGCTACATGCCAAGCACCGGTGGTGTATTACAGGGACTCCCATACAGAGAAAGCTTGATGACTTATACGGGCTTTTGAAATTCCTCAGAGCATGCCCTTTTGATGTTTTTAGGTGGTGGGCTGAAGTCATACGTGATCCCTATGAG GCAGGGGATGCAGGAGCTATGATGTTTGCACACAGTTTTTTGACAAAGATAATGTGGCGCTCTTCAAAAGTGCGTGTTGCAGAAGAGCTACATATTCCTCCCCAGGAAGAATCAGTATCTTGGCTCACTCTTTCACCAATTGAGGAGCATTTTTACCAGAGGCAGCATGAGACTTGTTTAAAAGATGCCCATGAGGTGATTAGAAATTTGAAGAATGACGTTGTCAAGAGAAAAACACCAG GTTCCAAAACATCTGATAGTTTATCTGATGAGTTCATTACGCATGTGGAGGCTGCGAAGATGTTTAACTCACTCTTGAAGCTTCGACAAGCTTGCTGCCATCCTCAAGTGGGAAGTTCTGGTCTACGTTCTTTGCAACAATCTCCCATGACCATGGAGGAGATACTGTTG GCTCTTGTAGGTAAAACAAAGATAGAAGGAGAGGAAGCTTTGAGAAAATTAGTCTCTGCAATAAATGGACTTGCAGGTATAGCTGTACTTAAGCAAGATTTTGCACAAGCAGTTTCATTGTATAAGGAAGCACTTGCTTTAGCTGAAGAAAACTTGGAAGATTTTCGCTTGGACCCTTTGTTGAACATCCATATTCATCATAATCTCGCTGAGATACTCCTGTTGTCATCAGACAATAATAAACAATCACAGAATGTCCATGGAAGCTTTAAAGAAGATGTATCCATGGTATGTGATCTTGAAGAGAGTGATCAACGTGCTGTAAAAAGGGCAAAAATTGATGCTGGAAACTCTAATATGGTCATTGACTCTGAGAAATTACCTGAGCAACCATGTTATGCTGAGGCAAATGGTTCCAGTCAGAAAGCATTCATTGTTGATCCACATGCTTCATCTCAATCAACAAGTGATCAATTTTTCAGAACAGTATGTGAGAATTTAAAGCAGAAATACTTATCTCTCTTCTATTCAAAATTGTCCATAGCTCAACAAGAGTTCTGGAAGTCATATGAACAG GTTTCTATTGAGTTTAGCAACAGGAAAAGCCAGCACATGACTTGGTGGTTAGATGCCCTGCATCATCTCGAGCAAAACAAGGACACATCAAGTGAGTTGATCAGGAAAATAGGGGAAGCTCTCTCTGTTACTCTGAGTACTTCACGTACATCAAGAATTGCATCCTG CTTTGGTAGCATAACAAGCCTAAAATATTACATTCAGACTGGTCTGGATTCATTGGAAGAGTGTAGGAAAAACGTACTTGATAGACTTTTGGAGATTGACTACACAATGGAAAATCCAAGCGAGGCAGATATTGATCGTGTAAGGCACTGTCCAAACTGTCAAGATAATGATCATGGTCCTCTCTGTGTCCACTGTGAGCTGGACGATTTGTTTCAG GTTTATGAGGCCAGGCTTTTCCGTACAAATAAAGGAAGGAATGGTGAGGTGATAACTTCTGCTGAAGAAGTAGTAGATTTGCAAAAGAAAAGATCTGCACTCAATCACTTTTATCGCACTTTGTCACAACCTGACCCTAAGTCAGCTTTGACTACTAACAAGTATGAAGATGATGGAAAGAAGAGGGATGTCAAGGAGAAAGTGATG GTTTCAAAATCTCCCTCTGATTTGGAGGTGGTGCTTGGGATTATCAAGAACAACGCCAAGGGTTTGTTAGAAAGAGAAGGCACATCAGCAGCTGCTAAGCACCTATTTCTTCTTGAG GGAATGCGCAAGGAATATGCCTATGCAAGGTCCTTGGCTCGTGCCCAAGCTCATGTGCTTAGGGCTCATGATGAAATAAAGATGGCAAGCTCACGATTGCGACtaaaagaagatgaaaaagaTAATTCAGTTGATGCCTTGGGTCCTGAGGAGTTAGATGCTGCAAGTACTCAAAATTCTAGCGATAAATTTCTGGCAGTGTCTTCATTGGCACGTATCAGAGGACAACTTCGTTATTTGAAG GGTTTGGTGCAATCTAAACAAAACTTGCAGTCAGAATGTCCAAATGAATCAACTTTAACTGAATCTGCCAAGGCCTCTGTCGCTTCTGCAACGGAAGATGAACGATGCCAAGCTAAAGCTGATGTGGAATTTTGCCCAGTTTGTCAAGAGAAGCTCAGAGGCCAAAAGATGGTATTCCAATGTGGGCATGTTATTTGTTGTAAAT GTTTATTTGCAATCACTGAACAGAGATTTGTTCACCATGGAAATAAGTGGGTAATGTGCCCAACTTGCCGACAGCATACTGACTATGGAAATATAGCTTTTGCTGATGATAGACATAATGCCTCTGATGCATCTTCCATGCTGGCTTGTGCAAACTCTGAAACTTTAACAGTCCAAGGTTCATACAGTACAAAG ATTGAAGCAGTGACAAGGAGAATTTTATCCATCAAATCCAAAGATCCAATAGCAAAGATTCTTGTTTTTACCAGTTGGAATGACGTTCTTGATGTGTTAGAGCATGCTTTTACAGCCAATAGTATCAGCTACATCCGGATGAAAGGAGGCAG GAAATCACATGTTGCCATAAGCCATTTCAGAGGGCAGAATAATGACATAAAAGGAAGtggaaagaggaagaagaacGGGAAACCAGTAGATGATTTTGTTCAGGTGTTATTGCTCCTAGTCCAACATGGTGCCAATGGCCTCAATCTGTTGGAAGCTCAGCATGTCATTCTTGTGGAGCCGCTGCTCAACCCTGCAGCAGAAGCACAAGCAATAGGGAGGGTGCATCGAATTGGACAGGAGAACAAGACACTCGTTCATCGTTTTATA GTTAAAGATACGGTAGAGGAGAGCATATACAAACTAAACAAGAGTAGGAATACAGGTTCTTTCGTGAGTGGAAACCGAAGAAACCAAGATCAGCCAGTTTTGACCTTGAGAGATGTGGAGTCCTTGTTCAGAGTAGTTCCATCTTCAGACATGGACGAAGAAAAGGCAAATGGGAGCTTGATGCACTTACCACCTTCCGTAGCTGCTGCTGTAGCTGCTGAGAGGAGGCTATTGGAGGGCAGAGCATGA
- the LOC113725260 gene encoding uncharacterized protein isoform X2, with protein sequence MGRRKQFRPRRAVGLQQGQTSQAAELDDVTETTGIKPEEQDELIDIGVDKPYFVQVDTRASWDTASQHFDISEIVLSNLELNREFYGSALNEEEFYGDSSRFLLRFSLRNVDGYLNRMKLGHWPELSASSIYLQFVVRRATEGMESNAVMVSGNFDGPDEAVSGLVHLVSLNFLTLRPILKFTLSEDLQSVRMRVEILRRAFDACDSLLDTTRQLWKKSMMNVMAWLRPEVLTSEARYGFSPAPSGKSIDSNADAGDNSASSRKNPTRFDVAGFYEAIKPSKEEPMLDVQLPNLLPELRPYQCRAAHWMIQREKGVSDCSGSGKDQFVNPLCMPLNLIEASATLYYNPFCGNISLRPEYLSSYVSGGILADEMGLGKTVELLSCVFAHRMLSSEVLGLPHSVMQDDGQKRINLRRLKRERVECICGALTESIKYKGLWVQCDVCDAWQHANCVGFSAKRKMPVSTNTSEEQEFSKHSTGNYQKFSRRKHNTKIVVMEGVHICSLCSELIQATESPVSTGATLIVCPTPILSQWHAEIIRHTTPGSLKICLYDGVKDTSCSDTPAVDINELVNADIVLTTYDVLKEDLSHDSDRHEGDRRSMRFEKRYPVVPTLLTRILWWRVCLDEAQMVESNAAAATEMALRLHAKHRWCITGTPIQRKLDDLYGLLKFLRACPFDVFRWWAEVIRDPYEAGDAGAMMFAHSFLTKIMWRSSKVRVAEELHIPPQEESVSWLTLSPIEEHFYQRQHETCLKDAHEVIRNLKNDVVKRKTPGSKTSDSLSDEFITHVEAAKMFNSLLKLRQACCHPQVGSSGLRSLQQSPMTMEEILLALVGKTKIEGEEALRKLVSAINGLADNNKQSQNVHGSFKEDVSMVCDLEESDQRAVKRAKIDAGNSNMVIDSEKLPEQPCYAEANGSSQKAFIVDPHASSQSTSDQFFRTVCENLKQKYLSLFYSKLSIAQQEFWKSYEQVSIEFSNRKSQHMTWWLDALHHLEQNKDTSSELIRKIGEALSVTLSTSRTSRIASCFGSITSLKYYIQTGLDSLEECRKNVLDRLLEIDYTMENPSEADIDRVRHCPNCQDNDHGPLCVHCELDDLFQVYEARLFRTNKGRNGEVITSAEEVVDLQKKRSALNHFYRTLSQPDPKSALTTNKYEDDGKKRDVKEKVMVSKSPSDLEVVLGIIKNNAKGLLEREGTSAAAKHLFLLEGMRKEYAYARSLARAQAHVLRAHDEIKMASSRLRLKEDEKDNSVDALGPEELDAASTQNSSDKFLAVSSLARIRGQLRYLKGLVQSKQNLQSECPNESTLTESAKASVASATEDERCQAKADVEFCPVCQEKLRGQKMVFQCGHVICCKCLFAITEQRFVHHGNKWVMCPTCRQHTDYGNIAFADDRHNASDASSMLACANSETLTVQGSYSTKIEAVTRRILSIKSKDPIAKILVFTSWNDVLDVLEHAFTANSISYIRMKGGRKSHVAISHFRGQNNDIKGSGKRKKNGKPVDDFVQVLLLLVQHGANGLNLLEAQHVILVEPLLNPAAEAQAIGRVHRIGQENKTLVHRFIVKDTVEESIYKLNKSRNTGSFVSGNRRNQDQPVLTLRDVESLFRVVPSSDMDEEKANGSLMHLPPSVAAAVAAERRLLEGRA encoded by the exons ATGGGTCGAAGGAAGCAATTTCGACCACGTCGAGCGGTAGGGTTGCAGCAGGGACAAACCTCCCAAGCAGCAGAATTGGATGACGTCACTGAAACTACTGGTATTAAACCTGAGGAGCAGGACGAATTGATCGATATCGGTGTTGACAAGCCATATTTTGTTCAAGTGGATACTAGGGCTAGTTGGGATACGGCCAGCCAGCATTTTGATATTTCAGAAATTGTTTTATCAAATTTGGAATTAAATCGAGAATTCTACGGGTCTGCTTTGAAcgaggaagaattttatggagattCTTCGAGGTTTTTGTTGAGATTTAGTTTGCGCAATGTAGATGGGTATCTTAATCGAATGAAATTGGGGCATTGGCCTGAATTATCTGCCTCTAGCATTTATTTACAATTTGTGGTGAGACGTGCGACCGAGGGAATGGAGAGCAATGCTGTCATGGTGTCCGGGAATTTTGACGGCCCAGATGAGGCTGTTTCGGGTCTTGTTCATTTAGTTAGCTTGAATTTCTTGACTTTGAGGCCTATTTTGAAGTTTACATTATCGGAAGATTTGCAGTCTGTGAGGATGAGGGTTGAGATTCTGAGAAGGGCATTCGATGCTTGTGATTCACTTCTTGATACTACGAGGCAACTTTGGAAGAAGAGTATGATGAATGTCATGGCTTGGCTGCGTCCTGAGGTCTTGACTTCTGAGGCTAGATATGGATTTAGTCCTGCACCAAGTGGGAAGAGCATTGATTCAAATGCAGATGCAGGAGATAACTCCGCTTCTTCAAGAAAGAATCCAACACGTTTTGATGTTGCCGGTTTTTATGAAGCTATTAAGCCATCAAA GGAGGAACCTATGCTGGATGTTCAATTGCCTAACTTGCTTCCCGAACTTAGACCGTACCAATGTCGTGCAGCTCACTGGATGATTCAGCGTGAGAAAGGAGTTTCTGATTGTTCTGGGAGTGGAAAAGATCAGTTTGTTAACCCCCTTTGTATGCCTTTGAATCTAATCGAAGCATCTGCAACATTGTACTACAATCCGTTTTG TGGAAACATCTCCTTGCGTCCAGAGTATCTGTCTTCTTATGTTTCTGGCGGTATTCTCGCTG ATGAGATGGGCCTGGGGAAAACTGTTGAGCTGCTTTCTTGTGTCTTTGCTCACCGCATGTTGTCATCTGAGGTTTTGGGTTTGCCACATAGTGTAATGCAAGATGATGGACAGAAAAGAATCAATCTCCGACGACTGAAAAGGGAGCGGGTTGAATGCATATGTGGTGCTTTGACTGAAAGCATTAAGTACAAAGGATTGTGGGTGCAGTGTGATGTGTGTGATGCTTGGCAACATGCTAATTGTGTAGGTTTTTCTGCTAAAAGGAAAATGCCAGTATCCACAAATACTTCAGAAGAACAAGAATTTAGCAAACATTCAACTGGAAACTACCAAAAGTTTAGTAGAAGGAAACACAACACCAAGATAGTTGTCATGGAAGGAGTTCATATTTGCAGTCTTTGTTCAGAATTGATCCAAGCTACTGAATCTCCAGTATCCACAGGGGCAACTCTTATAGTATGTCCTACACCCATATTGTCCCAGTGGCATGCTGAAATAATTCG TCACACGACTCCTGGTTCCCTTAAAATTTGTCTTTACGATGGTGTTAAGGACACTTCGTGTTCAGATACACCTGCCGTGGACATAAATGAGCTTGTGAATGCTGATATTGTCTTGACAACCTATGATGTACTTAAGGAGGACTTATCGCACGACTCCGATAGGCATGAAGGTGATCGTCGCTCTATGAGATTTGAGAAGAG ATACCCAGTTGTCCCAACTCTCCTGACTAGAATACTATGGTGGAGAGTATGTTTGGATGAAGCTCAGATGGTCGAGAGTAATGCTGCTGCAGCAACAGAAATGGCACTAAGGCTACATGCCAAGCACCGGTGGTGTATTACAGGGACTCCCATACAGAGAAAGCTTGATGACTTATACGGGCTTTTGAAATTCCTCAGAGCATGCCCTTTTGATGTTTTTAGGTGGTGGGCTGAAGTCATACGTGATCCCTATGAG GCAGGGGATGCAGGAGCTATGATGTTTGCACACAGTTTTTTGACAAAGATAATGTGGCGCTCTTCAAAAGTGCGTGTTGCAGAAGAGCTACATATTCCTCCCCAGGAAGAATCAGTATCTTGGCTCACTCTTTCACCAATTGAGGAGCATTTTTACCAGAGGCAGCATGAGACTTGTTTAAAAGATGCCCATGAGGTGATTAGAAATTTGAAGAATGACGTTGTCAAGAGAAAAACACCAG GTTCCAAAACATCTGATAGTTTATCTGATGAGTTCATTACGCATGTGGAGGCTGCGAAGATGTTTAACTCACTCTTGAAGCTTCGACAAGCTTGCTGCCATCCTCAAGTGGGAAGTTCTGGTCTACGTTCTTTGCAACAATCTCCCATGACCATGGAGGAGATACTGTTG GCTCTTGTAGGTAAAACAAAGATAGAAGGAGAGGAAGCTTTGAGAAAATTAGTCTCTGCAATAAATGGACTTGCAG ACAATAATAAACAATCACAGAATGTCCATGGAAGCTTTAAAGAAGATGTATCCATGGTATGTGATCTTGAAGAGAGTGATCAACGTGCTGTAAAAAGGGCAAAAATTGATGCTGGAAACTCTAATATGGTCATTGACTCTGAGAAATTACCTGAGCAACCATGTTATGCTGAGGCAAATGGTTCCAGTCAGAAAGCATTCATTGTTGATCCACATGCTTCATCTCAATCAACAAGTGATCAATTTTTCAGAACAGTATGTGAGAATTTAAAGCAGAAATACTTATCTCTCTTCTATTCAAAATTGTCCATAGCTCAACAAGAGTTCTGGAAGTCATATGAACAG GTTTCTATTGAGTTTAGCAACAGGAAAAGCCAGCACATGACTTGGTGGTTAGATGCCCTGCATCATCTCGAGCAAAACAAGGACACATCAAGTGAGTTGATCAGGAAAATAGGGGAAGCTCTCTCTGTTACTCTGAGTACTTCACGTACATCAAGAATTGCATCCTG CTTTGGTAGCATAACAAGCCTAAAATATTACATTCAGACTGGTCTGGATTCATTGGAAGAGTGTAGGAAAAACGTACTTGATAGACTTTTGGAGATTGACTACACAATGGAAAATCCAAGCGAGGCAGATATTGATCGTGTAAGGCACTGTCCAAACTGTCAAGATAATGATCATGGTCCTCTCTGTGTCCACTGTGAGCTGGACGATTTGTTTCAG GTTTATGAGGCCAGGCTTTTCCGTACAAATAAAGGAAGGAATGGTGAGGTGATAACTTCTGCTGAAGAAGTAGTAGATTTGCAAAAGAAAAGATCTGCACTCAATCACTTTTATCGCACTTTGTCACAACCTGACCCTAAGTCAGCTTTGACTACTAACAAGTATGAAGATGATGGAAAGAAGAGGGATGTCAAGGAGAAAGTGATG GTTTCAAAATCTCCCTCTGATTTGGAGGTGGTGCTTGGGATTATCAAGAACAACGCCAAGGGTTTGTTAGAAAGAGAAGGCACATCAGCAGCTGCTAAGCACCTATTTCTTCTTGAG GGAATGCGCAAGGAATATGCCTATGCAAGGTCCTTGGCTCGTGCCCAAGCTCATGTGCTTAGGGCTCATGATGAAATAAAGATGGCAAGCTCACGATTGCGACtaaaagaagatgaaaaagaTAATTCAGTTGATGCCTTGGGTCCTGAGGAGTTAGATGCTGCAAGTACTCAAAATTCTAGCGATAAATTTCTGGCAGTGTCTTCATTGGCACGTATCAGAGGACAACTTCGTTATTTGAAG GGTTTGGTGCAATCTAAACAAAACTTGCAGTCAGAATGTCCAAATGAATCAACTTTAACTGAATCTGCCAAGGCCTCTGTCGCTTCTGCAACGGAAGATGAACGATGCCAAGCTAAAGCTGATGTGGAATTTTGCCCAGTTTGTCAAGAGAAGCTCAGAGGCCAAAAGATGGTATTCCAATGTGGGCATGTTATTTGTTGTAAAT GTTTATTTGCAATCACTGAACAGAGATTTGTTCACCATGGAAATAAGTGGGTAATGTGCCCAACTTGCCGACAGCATACTGACTATGGAAATATAGCTTTTGCTGATGATAGACATAATGCCTCTGATGCATCTTCCATGCTGGCTTGTGCAAACTCTGAAACTTTAACAGTCCAAGGTTCATACAGTACAAAG ATTGAAGCAGTGACAAGGAGAATTTTATCCATCAAATCCAAAGATCCAATAGCAAAGATTCTTGTTTTTACCAGTTGGAATGACGTTCTTGATGTGTTAGAGCATGCTTTTACAGCCAATAGTATCAGCTACATCCGGATGAAAGGAGGCAG GAAATCACATGTTGCCATAAGCCATTTCAGAGGGCAGAATAATGACATAAAAGGAAGtggaaagaggaagaagaacGGGAAACCAGTAGATGATTTTGTTCAGGTGTTATTGCTCCTAGTCCAACATGGTGCCAATGGCCTCAATCTGTTGGAAGCTCAGCATGTCATTCTTGTGGAGCCGCTGCTCAACCCTGCAGCAGAAGCACAAGCAATAGGGAGGGTGCATCGAATTGGACAGGAGAACAAGACACTCGTTCATCGTTTTATA GTTAAAGATACGGTAGAGGAGAGCATATACAAACTAAACAAGAGTAGGAATACAGGTTCTTTCGTGAGTGGAAACCGAAGAAACCAAGATCAGCCAGTTTTGACCTTGAGAGATGTGGAGTCCTTGTTCAGAGTAGTTCCATCTTCAGACATGGACGAAGAAAAGGCAAATGGGAGCTTGATGCACTTACCACCTTCCGTAGCTGCTGCTGTAGCTGCTGAGAGGAGGCTATTGGAGGGCAGAGCATGA
- the LOC113720635 gene encoding uncharacterized protein, producing the protein MTAFTSHVVKVHDLCSPLLMPTTRSKYTVSSGLTSAAWSQPHGGRLRLEQPWPNRQLEKVVECAKGGSASASASEWGDEIVTEEELMGLGKLGGKCEETRGIAELLECLEREAIMGEDEGKEPTDYNRRAQIFHKSSRVFQSLKESSTPLP; encoded by the coding sequence ATGACAGCCTTTACCTCCCACGTTGTCAAAGTCCACGATCTTTGTTCACCTTTGCTGATGCCGACGACGAGATCCAAATACACGGTTTCTTCGGGTTTAACATCAGCCGCGTGGTCTCAGCCTCATGGGGGGAGGTTGAGATTAGAGCAACCATGGCCAAATAGGCAGCTAGAGAAGGTGGTCGAGTGTGCCAAAGGGGGTTCAGCTTCAGCTTCGGCGTCGGAATGGGGAGATGAAATCGTAACAGAAGAAGAATTGATGGGTCTGGGGAAGTTGGGAGGCAAGTGCGAAGAGACCAGAGGAATTGCAGAGTTGTTGGAGTGCTTGGAAAGAGAAGCAATCATGGGGGAGGATGAAGGTAAAGAGCCCACTGATTACAATCGAAGGGCTCAGATTTTTCACAAGAGTTCTAGGGTTTTCCAGTCGCTTAAAGAAAGCAGCACCCCTCTTCCCTAG